One stretch of Pelmatolapia mariae isolate MD_Pm_ZW linkage group LG3_W, Pm_UMD_F_2, whole genome shotgun sequence DNA includes these proteins:
- the LOC134624328 gene encoding E3 ubiquitin-protein ligase TRIM21-like isoform X5, with amino-acid sequence MFLFFLPQSADMSAASNLRSEDQFLCSICLDVFTDPVSTPCGHNFCKTCISQHWDMNQSCQCPMCKETFSTRPQLRVNTFISEMVAQFRREAQQKASSSSSEQQAAKPGEVPCDVCTGTRLKALKSCLVCQTSYCQTHLEPHLTVKRLKRHQLIDAVENLEGRMCTKHDKLLELFCKTDQTCVCMLCSVLDHKNHEFVPLREEYEGKKAELEKTEAEIQQMIQKRRLKIQEITESSVERRLKELMKEIEDKQETTEKQAEGLIKDLEQEISELMERSSEVEQLSRSEDHLHLLQSFSSLKAAPPTKDWTEVRFHPPSYEGTVGRAVDQLQETIRKLMKKKLLEAELQRVQQYEVDVTLDPDTANSWLILSDDGKQVYCGDVRKNLPDNPERFSRYAMVLGEQSFSSGRFYFEVQVKGKTEWTLGVATESINRKGKVTLCPRNGFWTVWLRNGNEYKARAESPVDLCLHPGPEKVGVFVDFEEGLVSFYDVGAAALIYSFTGCSFTHKLHPYFSPSLNDGGKNSAPLIICPVNQTESINN; translated from the exons atgtttcttttctttctccctcagaGTGCAGACATGTCTGCTGCCAGCAATCTGCGATCTGAAGATCAGTTTCTGTGCTCCATCTGTCTGGATGTGTTCACTGATCCAGTCTCTACACCATGTGGACACAACTTCTGCAAAACCTGCATCAGTCAGCACTGGGACATGAATCAGAGCTGTCAGTGTCCCATGTGTAAAGAGACTTTCTCCACTAGACCTCAGCTGAGGGTCAACACCTTCATCTCTGAGATGGTTGCTCAGTTCAGACGTGAAGctcagcagaaagccagcagcagcagctcagagcaacAAGCTGCCAAACCAGGAGAAGTTCCCTGTGACGTCTGCACTGGAACCAGACTGAAGGCCCTGAAGTCCTGCCTGGTGTGTCAGACCTCCTACTGTCAGACTCACCTGGAGCCTCATCTGACAGTGAAACGTctgaaaagacatcagctgattgATGCTGTGGAGAACCTGGAAGGCAGGATGTGCACGAAGCACGATAAACTTCTGGAGCTGTTCTGTAAGACCGACCAGACATGTGTCTGCatgctctgctctgttttagACCACAAGAACCACGAGTTTGTTCCTCTGAGAGAAGAATATGAAGGAAAGaaggcagagctggagaagacAGAGGCTGAGATTCAGCAGATGATCCAGAAGAGACGACTGAAGATTCAGGAGATCACAGAGTCG TCTGTTGAGAGACGCCTGAAGGAGCTCATGAAGGAGAtcgaagacaaacaggaaactacagagaaacaggctgaaggtctcatcaaagatctggaacaggaaatctctgagctgatggagagaagctctgaggtggagcagctctcacgctctgaagaccacctccacctcctccaaagcTTCTCCTCCTTGAAAGCTGCTCCACCCACCAAGGACTGGACAGAGGTCAGATTTCATCCACCATCATATGAGGGAACTGTGGGGAGAGCTGTGGATCAGCTGCAGGAGACAATCAGGAAACtcatgaagaagaagctgttagAGGCTGAGCTGCAGAGGGTGCAGCAGTATGAGGTGGATGTGACTCTGGATCCTGATACAGCAAATTCCTGGCTCATCCTGTCTGATGATGGAAAACAAGTTTACTGTGGTGATGTGAGGAAGAATCTTCCAGACAACCCAGAGAGATTTTCTAGATATGCTATGGTTTTAGGAGAGCAGAGTTTCTCTTCAGGCAGATTTTACTTTGAGGTTCAGGTTAAAGGAAAGACTGAGTGGACTTTAGGAGTGGCCACAGAGTCGATCAACAGGAAGGGAAAAGTCACACTGTGTCCTCGAAATGGTTTCTGGACTGTGTGGCTGAGAAATGGAAATGAGTACAAAGCTCGTGCTGAATCTCCAGTTGATCTCTGTCTTCATCCTGGTCCTGAGAAGGTGGGGGTGTTTGTGGATTTTGAGGAGGGTCTGGTCTCCTTTTATGATGTaggtgctgcagctctgatctaCTCCTTTACTGGCTGCTCCTTCACTCACAAACTCCACCCATACTTCAGTCCCAGTCTGAATGATGGAGGTAAAAACTCTGCACCTCTGATCATCTGTCCTGTCAATCAAACTGAGTCGATCAAcaactga